The genome window GACTAAGTGCCTGCCCTTCCCCTTACCCAGTGGAGAAGGGGATTCACATGCACGGGAAGCCCACTTCCAGCCAGGGGCTCTGCTGGGCCGCCCAAATGAGGGCTCCCCAGCAATCCACTGTCACGAGGGCTCCTggtcccatttacagatgaggaagcttgGGCAAGAGGCAATTCAGTACCCACCTGTGGTCAGGCAGGTGTAAAATGGTGATGCTGGGCTCAAAATTCCCCTTCTGATTCCAGAGTCTGAGTCCTTCCAGCAGCTTCACGTGGCATCCAGCATTGAACGTTTTCTTGAGATTGAAAGGGGTTTGCGGTCACGTTTCCGAGGCCTGGGCTTCCCACTCCTCGCTTTTTGACCACCTTTCTCTCCCTACTCCAGGCTCCTGCCCCTCCATCTCTCcagcccccgcccctgccccatGGCTGCCCTTCCTCACAGCCCCTTCCTCACCCCCTGCATCCCAGCCTCTCCGATTCCATTCTCACTGCTTGCTTGTAGCTCAGGCTCTCACTTTCCCAGTTCCAAATTCTTGAGAAAGGAATCGAGTTAGCTCAGGTCACTTTTTTTGTTCCAAGTCAGAATAGGTCATAGGTCAGATGCCAGCCCAGGCATGAGCCTGCATAAACCCTCTGCCTACTCTCCTATCTCTAAGCAACTCCCGTCTCAGGGCCAAACAATAAACACATGGTATGAGCAGGACTCCCAGGTAGCAGGGGCTTAAGTGAGCCACTTCCCTTAAAAAGGAACGTGGCACAGctgagcacaatggctcacacctgtaatcccagcactttgggaggctgaggtgggcggatcagctgaggtcaggagttccagaccagcctggccaacatggtgaaaccccgtctctactaaaaatacaaaaattagctgggcatggtggcaggggcctgtgatcccagctactcgggaggctgaggcaggagaattgcttgaacctgggaggcagaggttacggtgagcggatatcgttccattgcactccagcctgggggacaagagtgagacttcatcgcaaaaaaaaaaaaaaaaagaagaagaaaaaaggaatgtgGCACAATGGCACCCCAAACACCTGCCAGCCCCATGCCTGACACTCAAACATGGTTGAATGGGAGTGGCCTGGGCCAGTGGAGCTGAGTGCTCACAACGGAGCTCAGAATCCACTGGAAGTCTCTGAGACATTCACAGGCTGGGGGCACTGACAGGGACAAGATGCAGATCACCCCTATAATGACGCACATGAGAGAAGCAGCCAGGATGTGCACTAAGTCCGTGCCCATCCCCTTAGCAATGTCTAACTGTGGAGTAGAGCACTCTCCGGACGAATGGTCTCTTCCTTTCCCACAGAGAGGATGATATTTCGTAAGcaacaagttctcactctgcctTTCTCTACTATGAAATGGAGGAAGGCCTCTGCAGAGCCATCCAAATAGTCAGGAGCTGAACACTAGACCCAGATGAGGTGAGAGGGCTCATCTCGCTGAGAGAAGGGGAGAGTTGCTGATCCTTCCTCTTCAGGAACACAGCCACACAAAAGCCTTACTTCTAAGGGAGGGTGGCAGGTTCTTAAAAACAACCTGATTAGCTTATATGACACATAATAAACTGCAGGTGTTTATATGCAGTGCACAGGTGATGTTTTGACTTGGGAAAACATCACCACAATTAAGATAATGGATATACCCACTACCCCCAAGTTTCCTCATGACATTTGTCATAATCCCCCCATCCTTCCCCATTTCCCCATGCTCCTGTCTCTTGGCaaccactgccttttttttttctgtcactacagtttatattttctagtatttAATACAAATCAAGTCATATAGTATGTGCTCAGTcctctctggcttctttcactcagcataattattttgccATTTATCCACATTGTTGTTTGTGTATATGCcaatcatttcttccttttcatggctaagtaatattccatggtatgacACGGCACAATTTGTCCACCCATTCACCTATTGATGAACATGTGGCTTGTTTCCAGTTTAGGACTACTCCCAACAcagctgccatgaacattcacatgcatgtgaGTGTTTATTTTATGCTTGTAcatatgctttcttttctcttaacaAAATACCCAAGAACAGAATGGCAGGATTATTTGGTAGGCATGTATTTGAGCATGGCAGTTATGATGAAACTTCCACCCAGGTTTCAGAGTGTCCACACTGTGTAGGTGTTTGAGCATGGCAGTTGTGATGAAACTTTCCTCTAGGTTTCAGAGTGTCCACACTGTCTATATTTAGCCCACAAGTTAAAGGTACACACAAACCACATGTGAACCAagaacacacatacactcacccaCAAGGAGGTTGCATCAGCTGCATCGGACTTCATCCTATCCTCCCAGACAACATGTGAAGGGAGCTTCTGGAAGGGAAATCTCCCAGGCTGCCCTCTGATTTTGTAAAATGTTCAACGCACAAGCTCCTGACAGCATGGATGCTTTAAAATGGCCCACAGAGGGCTGTGGGGTCTGTCTCTGGGAGATCCTTTAACTAATGGCACCATCTCATTGGCCTAGAATAGAATAGTTCTAGTCAATACTGAGAGCTTTGGCATGAAGTGAAGCAGAGCTGGAATTCTCTAAGGGTGGTGCCATCAGCAtcccctgggaacttgttagaaatgtgcATTCTCTCCAGCCCAGATCTCCTGAGTAGAAGCTCTGAGATGGAGCCCAGCAATCCAGAATTTAACCAACCTTTccggtgattctgatgcatactCCAGTTAAGAACCACTGGCCTAGAACACCTCCCAAGCCCTTCAAGTTTCTTGGAATTGAAACCATCAGAAATTATAATACACCAACAGCACCATCCCCTCTATTGCCTGGGTTCCACCCACAGACCTGTGGTGCCCAATTCCCTTAGCACCCCAGTCTCATAGTAAAGTTTCCTCATGGAATCAAGTTAACATGCGGAATGTACTCTCCGCAATGATGGTTATCACTTCTTCCCCCAAAACATCAAActtttttagaaaaggaaaaatgtctcAAGAACACAATCATTGGAGTATTTAATTCCAATGATCATAATCACCCATTTCTCTACACGTGGCTCTCACCCTGGCATAAATGGAGCATAAAGGGCGTAaatggagctaaaaaaaaaaaaaaaaaaaaaaaaaaagacaaagacaaagattCCAACTGATGCACTACAACACTTTTTAGTGCTTCAGAACCCTCCCTGAAAATTTACCCATCAGCAGGAAAATCAATTAAACTCGAATAGGAagaatttgaataaaaatattggaTACTTTTTACTTTAATCTTCAGATTAAGCATGATTTCCACTCGACATTATCATCGAAGAGAAGTTCTTCCTTGGTATTTTTGCATGCTTAAAATTTAGCCCAGTCTTTGAAAACCCTTTCCAGCTTCTGGCTAAGCAGAACCTTGCCACTCACTTTGAACTTGCCAGCAAGGAAAGCCTTCTGCGGGTTCGTTTTGCCCAAAACCAGTTCCATAAAGATGGGCTCCGGGATTGTAAAGACAGTGTCTGCTGGGAGCCTGGCAGGTCCCGGATACATGTCCCCAGAACCATTCTTCAGATCAATGGTCCACCGCAAAATGGTCTTCCCATCTTTGGTGATGTCCAGCTGAAAGATGGCATTGACTTTCTTGACCAGTTGAGCTCCCACTTCCCTGATGTGAAGCCTAATGTCCTCAAACACTGGGAAGCTCTGAAATTCTGACAGCTCTAGAGGATGTGGCATGGCAGGTTCTGGAACTGAACCCAGAACCTCGAACTGGCCCGCCGGAGGTCCATCTTCTGCTTTGATCTTGGGTTGATGGTCACTTCTCTTCCACATCTTCCTGTGCTAGTCCCCTGGACCTTGCCATCTGGTCTGTGAGCAGCTGTGACCAGATTAATACCCACAGGTCAGATTGTGACATCAAAGGTAAGGCCAAGTGGGGACTGAAGCTGGTGTGTGTGCTACAGTCTTATTGGCCAAACAAGTGCTAACATATGACCTCAGATAACGGCTCAGACAGGCCCTTGTGAGGCAGAtccacacacacacgcccctCCCAAACCAATCAGGGATGTTGGTCCTGTAAGCCCAAAAGGTCTGCAGGCTGCGATGGGGATAAGGGAAACTGGCCCCAGAAGCTTCTTTAGTGACATGGGCTCTGTCTTTCCAATGCGACATCTCCTCAGTGAAACCCTATGTGAGACAGAGTTATTCTTATTCCTCTAAAACTGGGTAATACTTAAGTCCCATTAAGTGGGTAATACTTAAGGTAATACTACAGATCCTGGCCCTGAATTTGGCTTTATCTGGCTGCTGGTAGAAAGGGAAATGCTTTTAGGCCAGAGTAATTGATTGGAGAAGAAATCAGTCCAGGGGCCTGCATCAGAAACTTTCCAGAAGCACagtgagacacacacagagagattaaATGTCCCTAAGATCAGAAGATGCTGCCAGTCTCCTCTGATAATTACACATAATAGTATAGCCTTTACTCTGGGCCAAGGTGCAGAGTTCTAGGTACTACACATGTATTAACACATTTAACTCTCATTACAACCCTCTGTcataggtacttttttttttttttgagacaagttcttgctctgtcacccaggctggagtacagtggcgcgatctctgctcactgcagcctccgcctcctgggctcatttgatcgtcccacctcagtctcccaagtagctgggaatacaggcgtgcgccaccacacctggctaatttttgtactttttgtagaaacagggtttcaccatgttgcccaggttggtctcaaactcctgggctaaagtgatccacctacctcggcctcccagatagGTActctttttatccccattttagaaataaggaaactgaggggagaaatgaagtaacttgcccaatgtcacacagttaGTAAGTAGTGTAGCCAGATTTGAAGAGAGGTAGAATGACTCCAAAGTCCACCTGTTTATTTCTTTAccttttattctgaaataatttcagcCTTATAAAAAGTTTGCAAAAATAGTACCTGTTTAACCTGCTCCCAGCTTTCCCCAAAACTAACATCTTATATAACCACAGTACAGTGACATAATCTGAGAAATTCACATTGGTTCATGACTACTAACTAATCTACAGACCATATGAGACCATATCCATTTGGTTTCAGGTCTCCCTAGTGCCTTGCAGTCTGGGGCAGCTCTTCGGTCTTTGTCTATTGTTACCCTGACACTTGAATATGGCCAGTTATTCCCAAAAATGTCCCTCCTTTGAGGACTGCCTGATGCTTTCTCCTGGTCAGGTGGAGGTTATGCATTTGGGACAAGGATACCACAAAGGTGACCTGTGCTCTTCCCACTGCACCATAGCAGGCGTCCATGATGTTATGTCCCATTTCTGCCAATGTTGtccttgatcacttggttaaagcGGCTCCTTCAGGCTTCTGCACTGCAGAGTTACTATGTTTCCCTCTGTGATTAGTATCTTTAGGGGAGGTGCTTGAGACCTTGCAAATGCCCTGTTGTGCATCATCCTCTGGCCCACTCTTGTTGCATCCATCCGTGGCCCATCCCTGCAGCAATCAGTGTGATGTAGTCCCAGCAGTCATTTTCTATGCTTCTTACTCCCTCGAGATTTAATAACTGGAATTCTGCTCTAAGGAAAAGTGCCCTCTTCTCtcccatttctttatttgttcaattatttatttatctcagcatggacttgtGGGTATTTGTTTATTCTGTGGGTCATAATCTACTATTATCATTGTTTTTTTCCTCGAtaaattgtcccagatttggccaTAGGGAGCTTCATCAAGTTGGAGCCTGTATCCTTTCCTACACCAAACTGCTCTTATGTGTAAGCAAAGCTCTGTTATATGGAGTTGCTGGAAACTTCGTTCTTTCTGGAAatgatgcagaagaatgaaaaaagCTTCAAAGTACATTTACAAAGATGGATGAGCTGCTGTTATCAACGTTGAGCAGTTAAACAAAGCCCAGTGTCTTCCAAAACCATGTTCTTGCCATGAGGTCACCAGGTATGGACAACATCAGCACAGAGATTTTAAAATGAGGAGGGCAGGAATTCCCTAGCAAGTTCACTATAAGCAGCCAACAAAGAACTGAGTCCCACCACTGCCCGTATCTCATTTTCCTTAAGGACAGCGTTGTCCCATCTAAATTATTCAGGCAGGTCCCCAATGGGGCTGTCATTTTCCTGCCACAGTGTGTCCGAGGGGAATGCAGTTCCACAGCTCATACATAAGAAATCCAAAACATGCCAGGACTCAAGGGAGTACTTCCCCAATGACATTGTTTACAATTGTCCtccaatagaaataataaaagtagaGACAATGTCTAgtcagttttattatttaaattctcaACAGACACCGCTGCCTTGTTACCTGCACGGTGGCAGGCTGCTTCTCCTACCTTGACTGCCACTCCATTGGCATCTTGAAAACACGCACCCTGCAACTGGACACAATCTTCCTCAGCCCTGTTGAGATTCTTTCCCCTTTGGTTGCCATTCAGACCCAAGAATCTGGTCCCGGCAGATTTGTAGCTTTTCGTTTCTGAATTCTTCAAATGCTTTAAAGGAATGTGAGAGGCATGGAGATCTGTTccctaaaaaatacaattaaattaaaatttaaaaataaaaaattgcaaaacCATTTTATTAAATAGGATGCTTTTAGCTTCAAGTAACAACCACTACCATAAAAACTGATAATGGTTCAATTCAGTGGTCCCAAAATGGGGTCCCCAGGCCAGTGGCTTCAACTCCACCAAGGGATtcattagaaatgcacattctcaggccccatgccagatctgctgaatcaaaaactCTGGGGATGGGACCCTgctgtattaatcagggttctccaaagaaaaagaaccaatgtgatatatatagagagagatgaaAGGAGTTATTATAGGAACTGGGTCACATGGTTTTGGAGGTCAAGAAGTCCCACCTGCAAACAAGGGACAGAGCCAGGGGGTGTATTCAGTCCAGGTCCGAAGGCCTGGACTGGGGGGTGGCGGGGGTTGGTGTAAGTCCTGGACCAGGACCCCAGatgtccaaaggcaggagaagatCCACATCTCAGGCCCAGCAGAGAGGCTGAGTTCCACCTTCCCCTGACTTTTTGTCCCATTAAGACCCTCAATAGATGGGATGATGCCTCCCATATTGGGCAGGGCCATCTGCCTTACTcagtccaccaattcaaatgctgtCCCCTCCTTCTAGAAATGCTTCCATGGACACTCtctgaaataatgttttacctcTGGTCTGGGGatcccatggcccagtcaagttgacacataaagtgAACCATCATGCCAGCAATCGGGGTTATAACAGGCCCTCCAAGGTCTGAAAATTGGGTTTTTCCACCATGACTCGGAGAGGTCAGCCAAGACCTCTGTGCTGTGTCCACTCTTGCATTCTACCATTCTACCTTTTGTCCCCAGCTTGTCACTTCACGGCTGCTGGGCTGCCATGGCACTTTCCATCACATCCTCACAAGACAGCAGCCCAAGCCAAAGGGACAAAAAAGGCCTCTCCTTGGATCTATTGCTTACCAGAAAGAAAAGGTCCCAAGCCCTCCACTGGTCTCATTGGCAAGGACTTAATCACATGTCCATCAAGATTCACACCCCTGAGCAGGGCTCCCCATCCCTTGGACAGAATTGGAGTTGGGGTAACAGGAAAGAAAAGGGTGTTACACAgtgacaggtgcccaccacaggTACCCACAGCTTCTTCCATTGCTCCTCAGAaggcaacaaggagaaaccccatcaTTTTAGAGAGCTTTGGTGTCATTACATTTCAATAACAAAAGGTCATTTCCCTTTTTTGCCAACCTCCTCACTGGGAGCAAAATGTGGCTGGGggctttctttctgaaagtttgcAAATCCATCTCCCACCTGCCAACCCAGCACCTGGGCAGATGTATTCACTCATAGGTGTTGGGCTGGCAGATGGATCAAACAGAATGGGGGAATGGGATTAAGAAGTGtcacccacccccatcccctgAATGGGAACAAATCTATGTCACCGAGTTTACCCTTGCTCTGAGGGCCTCAGACAAGGTGCCTGCACCTGGTTATCAGATGCAGtgagaggagaaggaaaggacTTTCaccttttactttatatattctgcTTTGTTTGTAATGAGTGTGCACTCTCTCCATGGTTTTTTAATTGAATACAATTTTTCCAACAtcttattcttaaaatttttaggcATATTTTGCAAAGTTGAAAGATTTCTACAGGGAACACTCAAATATTCACCAATATTCTATCATTGCATTATATTACACTTGTTTGAAGCTCTCcatcttatttttatcttatttttatgtttcaaaGTAAATTACAAGTATCAGTAGCCCCCAAACACTTGAGCATGCAAAGCATTTACTACAGTTtaatatttctttagtttttaatgtaaaatttacacacaaatgcacaaatcttaagtgtacaTTTGCTGAGAGTTGACCAATGCTCACACCTGAATATAACACATTTTAGTACTAAGGAGCTGAACGCCACGTGGCCCACAGCCCCCAGTTGCCTTGAGCATGGAGCCGTCTGCAGTGTGTGCAGAAGCATGAACAAGCAGGAGCTGGGGTTTCTTCTTCAATCGTCAGGTGGAAGGCTGCTTCCTGGCAGCATGGGGCTGTCACCATGAGTCCCCAGAGGAAGGTCTGAAAGTGTCTCTACCAAAGACTGAAAGACCAGAGGCATAAACCAGGATCTCCACATTGAGAAGACATCATACCTTCTGAGCCTTGACACAGATGGGAAATCAACTTTTATGAACATCTCTGAAGGCTAAAATCTTTGTTCTGTGGGCCATCTGGTTTCCAGTAGGACCATCACCCACTTCCCTGGCCCCTGCTGAGTccagtcacatttttaaaaatgctgagcCCTGGCCTGGGTCCCAGAAATACTCACAGGATTGATGGTTCAATTGAGGGTTGGTAAGTACCAATCCTGCCCAACATAATAAGCTGGAGCCTGCATGGGGTAAGAGAAGGACAGATACGTGATCCCTGCTCCCAGAAACTCAGAACATGGGCAAGAGAGATGCATACAAGTTTAAAAATCCAACTATGAGAA of Symphalangus syndactylus isolate Jambi chromosome 24, NHGRI_mSymSyn1-v2.1_pri, whole genome shotgun sequence contains these proteins:
- the SCP2D1 gene encoding SCP2 sterol-binding domain-containing protein 1; amino-acid sequence: MWKRSDHQPKIKAEDGPPAGQFEVLGSVPEPAMPHPLELSEFQSFPVFEDIRLHIREVGAQLVKKVNAIFQLDITKDGKTILRWTIDLKNGSGDMYPGPARLPADTVFTIPEPIFMELVLGKTNPQKAFLAGKFKVSGKVLLSQKLERVFKDWAKF
- the LOC129474670 gene encoding putative uncharacterized protein SCP2D1-AS1 isoform X1, producing the protein MFQVFKPHAGEDYKYPRETETIWSHPFIVEGSHKSPLESLSLHGCWAAMALSITSSQDSSPSQRDKKGLSLDLLLTRKKRSQALHWSHWQGLNHMSIKIHTPEQGSPSLGQNWSWGNRKEKGVTQ
- the LOC129474670 gene encoding putative uncharacterized protein SCP2D1-AS1 isoform X2 → MFQDYKYPRETETIWSHPFIVEGSHKSPLESLSLHGCWAAMALSITSSQDSSPSQRDKKGLSLDLLLTRKKRSQALHWSHWQGLNHMSIKIHTPEQGSPSLGQNWSWGNRKEKGVTQ